One Hyla sarda isolate aHylSar1 chromosome 11, aHylSar1.hap1, whole genome shotgun sequence genomic window carries:
- the LOC130295736 gene encoding carbohydrate sulfotransferase 9-like isoform X1, producing MRRLQQKLILLIVSSALCVFYFHNKWRQHHILPGSLYNNDNMASMAMFSWLSWDSGESQNKQVVTRYSYLDSQERRKANIRLVCEREDLINSSFVLDLKVAAQLYVEHSHKFIYCEVPKVGCSNWKRIILLLNESFDLSADELKHYQVHASQQLIKLSSYPPSLQKELLANYTKVMFTRDPIERVVSAFRDKFLHEDDVYYSKTFANIIRRALNIHSETNITFEQFAQFIIRENPSYRDTHWRPMYQLCDPCNIQYDFIGKFETLAQDADFVLKTIGAPENLKYPTIKHHSNESRTGDDTTISYLEMLSPILFRKFMNIYSLDFSMFEYSYYSSSVSKLPKTA from the exons GATCCCTATACAATAATGATAACATGGCATCTATGGCGATGTTCTCATGGCTGAGCTGGGACAGTGGTGAATCACAGAACAAACAAG TTGTGACTCGATATTCATACTTGGATTCTCAAGAGCGGAGGAAGGCTAACATCAGATTGGTCTGTGAGCGGGAGGATCTGATCAACTCTTCGTTTGTGCTGGACCTTAAAGTAGCTGCTCAGTTATATGTGGAACACAGCCATAAATTTATATATTGTGAGGTGCCTAAGGTTGGCTGCTCTAACTGGAAGAGAATAATTCTATTATTGAATGAATCTTTTGACCTCAGTGCAGATGAACTCAAACATTACCAGGTACATGCCTCACAACAACTCATCAAGTTAAGCTCATATCCTCCGTCTCTTCAGAAAGAGCTTCTAGCAAATTATACTAAAGTGATGTTCACTCGAGATCCCATAGAGAGAGTTGTTTCTGCCTTTCGAGACAAGTTTCTTCATGAGGATGATGTTTACTACAGTAAAACCTTTGCAAATATCATCAGACGAGCACTTAATATTCATTCCGAGACAAACATTACTTTTGAACAATTTGCTCAATTTATCATTAGGGAAAATCCATCCTATAGAGACACTCACTGGAGGCCTATGTATCAGCTTTGTGATCCGTGCAATATCCAATATGATTTTATTGGCAAATTTGAAACTTTAGCACAGGATGCAGATTTTGTCCTAAAAACCATAGGGGCCCCCGAAAATCTGAAATACCCCACAATAAAACATCATTCTAATGAATCCCGTACAGGTGATGACACAACTATAAGTTACTTGGAAATGCTTTCTCCTATTCTGTTTAGGAAATTTATGAACATTTACAGTCTTGACTTCTCTATGTTTGAATACAGTTATTATAGTAGTTCTGTTTCAAAACTCCCTAAAACAGCTTAA